From Xanthomonas citri pv. mangiferaeindicae:
CCGCGATGTCTATGTCGCGCTCGGCGAGCCGCTCGGCGGCGGTGCCTGGGCGCTGCGTGTGCACGTCAAGCCGTTCGTGCGCTGGATCTGGGCCGGCGCGTTCCTGATGGCGCTGGGGCGTTCATTGTCGCCGGTGATCGCCGTTTCCGCCGTCCGCCGTCGCCGCGCAGGGAGCCGTCCGCATGAGCACGTCCCCGACCCGTCGCTCCCGGGGCCGCTGGTTGCCCCTGGCGGTCTTCGCGGCGATCGCCGTGCTGCTCGCCGCAGGCGTCTGGCTCAGTCGCAACCCCAATCGCGACGCCCTGCCCTCGCCGCTGATCGGCAAGCCCGCGCCCGACTTCCGCCTGCCGGTGCTGCATGAGCCGGGCCGGATGGTGACCGCGGCCGAGCTGCGCGGCGAACCCTACCTGCTCAACGTCTGGGGCAGTTGGTGTCCAGGCTGCCGCGAGGAACATGCGGTGATCAGCGAGTTCGCCAAGACCAAGCGCGTGCGCGTGATCGGCTACAACTGGAAGGACGAGCACAGCGATGCGCTGCGCTGGCTCGAGCAGTTCGGCAATCCGTACTGGCTGGTGCTGGTGGACTACGAGGGCCACGCGGCGATCGACTGGGGCATCTACGGCGCACCGGAAACCTTCCTGGTCGACGGCGACGGCACCATCGTCTGGAAGTATGTCGGCCCGATGACCCCCGAGGTGCTGCGCACGCAGCTGCTGCCCCAGGTCGAACGGCTGGAGGCGCCATGATCCGTGCGCTCTTGCTCGCACTGGCCCTGTGCCTGGCCTGGCCGCCTGCGGTCCGCGCGCAGGCCGCCGTCGATCCGGCGCCACTGACGTTCGAAAACGCCGCCGAGGAAAAGCGCTTCCGCAGCCTGATCCTCGAGTTGCGCTGCGTGATGTGCCAGAACCAGTCGCTGGCCGATTCCAATGCCCAGATCGCCCACGACCTGCGCCGTGAGGTGCTCACGCTGATGCGCCGCGGGCAGAGCGATGCGCAGATCCGCGAGCATCTGGTCGCGCGCTACGGGGAGTTCGTGCTCTATCGCCCGCGTGTCGGGCCGGCGACCTGGCTGCTGTGGTTCGGCCCGTTGCTCGTGCTCGGCGCCGGTGGCGTGGTGATCTGGCGGATCGTGGCCGCGCGTCGCCGCGAGCCGCTGCCGCCGATCGATGAACCCCAGGAGTGGTAATGGCCGTTTTCGTTGCGATCGCGATCTGCATCACGCTGGCGACTGTCGCCATGCTGGTCCATGCCCTGCGCACCGGTGCGCCGCGCGTGGCGCTGGCGGTGGCCGTGCTGGTGCCGGTGCTGGTCGGCGGCCTGTACACCATCGTCGGCACCCCCGCCGCACTCGATCCGCAGTCGCTGCGCGCGCCCGGCTCGCTGGAAGAGGCGATCACCCGCCTGCAGGCCGACCTGGAACGCGACCCGCGCCAGCCCGAGGGCTGGGTGCTGCTGGGCCGCAGCTATGCGGCAATGCAGGAGCCGGGCAAGGCGCGCGATGCGATCGAGCGTGCGGCCAAGCTGCTGCCCGACGACGACGCACTGCAGGTCGAATACGCCCGGGCCCGCGCCGAGGCGCATCCGCAGCGCCGCTTCGATCAGACCGCCGTCGAGATCCTGCGCACGGTGCTCGCGCGCAACCCCGAGCAGCAGCACGCGCGCTGGTTCTTGGGCATTGCCCAGCGCCAGGCCGGCGACGACGCGGCTGCGGTCGCGACCTGGGAGCCGCTGCTGGCCCAGCTCGACGGCGAGACCGCCGCGACTTTGCGCGAGCAGATCGCCGCCGCACGCGAGGCTGCGGGCATGCCCGCGTCGACCGCCCCGGCCACCGAGGCGACGGCCGCGGTCCCGGCCCGCGCACTGCACGTGCGCGTGCGCATCGCGGGCGACGCTGCGGCCCTGGCCGCGCGACTGCCGCCCGAGGCCAGTGTGTTCGTGATGGCCCGCCAGCCCGGCGGCCCGCCGATGCCGGTGGCCGCGCAGCGCCACCGCCTGTCCGCGCTGCCGCTCGACATCGTGCTCGATGACGGCGACAGCCCGATGCCGACCCAGCCGCTGTCGGCACTCGACGAGGTCGAAGTCGTCGCCCGGATCGCGGCCCGCGGCATCGCCGACCGCAGCCCCGACGACCTGGAATCGGCGCCGGTGCGCGTGAGCCTGCCCACCACGGACACGATCGAGCTGGTGATCGAGGTCCCCCACCCCTAGCGGTGAAGGGACGCCCGGCGATGGCTTTTCGCCGGGCGAACCGCGATCATGCAACGCCACGCGCCACCGGCCCGCCATCGCGCCTCCGGGCGCCAGATTCGATGACCGAATTCATCCCGCCGGGCAGCCGCTTCGTCGCGCTGCCCTCGCCGTTCGCGATGAAGCGCGGCGGCATGCTGCACGGCGCACGTGTCGCCTACGAGACCTGGGGCCGGCTCGATCCCGCTGCCGGCAATGCGATCCTCATCGTCACCGGCCTGTCGCCCGACGCCCACGCCGCCGCGCATGGCGATGACCCATCGCCCGGCTGGTGGGAGGCGATGGTGGGTCCCGGCCGTCCGATCGATACCGACCGCTGGTTCGTGGTCTGCGTCAATTCGCTGGGCAGTTGCAAAGGTTCCACCGGCCCGGCCTCGATCGATCCGGCCACCGGCGCGCCCTACCGCCTGGCGTTCCCCGATCTGTCGATCGAGGATGTCGCCGACGCCGCCGCGCACGTCGTGCGGGCGTTGGGCATCGCGCAACTGGCCTGCGTGATCGGCAACTCGATGGGCGGCATGACCGCGCTGTCACTGCTGGCGCGCCACCCGGGCCTGGCGCGCACGCACGTCAACATCTGCGGCGCGGCGCGCGCACTGCCGTTCTCGATCGCGATCCGCTCGTTGCAGCGCGAGGCGATCCGGCTCGACCCGATGTGGAACGGCGGCGACTACAGTGATGCGGCCTACCCGAGAGCGGCATGCGCATGGCACGCAAACTCGGGGTCATCACCTATCGCTCGGCGCTCGAGTGGGATGGCCGCTTCGGGCGCGTGCGCCTGGAATCGGACCGCCGCGACGACGAGGATCCGTTCGGTCTGGAGTTCGAGGTCGAAAGCTATCTCGAAGGCCATGCGCGCCGCTTCGTGCGCCGCTTCGATCCCAACTGCTATCTCTACCTGAGCCGATCGATGGACTGGTTCGATATCGGCGATCACTGCGGCGGCGATACCGATGCCGGCCTGGCAGCGCTGCGGGTCGAGCGCGCGCTGAGCATCGGCGTGCACACCGACATCCTGTTCCCGCTGCAGCAACAGCGCCAGATCGCCGATGGCCTGCGCGCCGGCGGTGTCGATGCACAGTTCCTGCCGCTCGAGTCGCCGCAGGGCCACGATGCGTTCCTGGTCGACATCGCCCGCTTCGGCCCGGCGCTGCGCGGCTTCCTCGATGCACTTGCGACCTGAGTGCGTGTCGCGACACGGCGCACCGATCGCAGCGGCTAGACTGGGTCGCATGTCCGAGACCACGCCACTGCCCGACATTCGATATCCCGGCCGCGACCGGCTGATCGCCGCAGTCGATGCCGCGCTCGTCCACGATGACGCGCACGCTGTCACCGCTGCACTGCGCGAGACGATGCAAGCCTTGATCCGCGATCCTGCGGTGCGTCTGCCGCCCTGCGTGCACGCGCCGGTCGACGGCCATTACGCACGCCGCGAGCTCTACCGCAGTCCGCAGCACGGCTACAGCATCGTCGCGATGACCTGGGCCCCGGGCCAGGGCACGCCGCTGCACGATCACGACGAACTGTGGTGCGTGGAGGGCGTGTGGCACGGCACGCTCGAGATCGTGCAGTACGAATGCCTCGGGCGGGATGGTGCGCGCTACCGCTTCCGGCCGGCGAGCACCGTGCAGGCGCAGACCGGCAGCGCCGGCAGTCTGATCCCGCCGCACGAGTACCACATCATTCGGAACACCGACCCCGCGGTGGTCGCGGTTTCGCTGCACATCTATCAGGCGCCGATCCTGCGCTGCGCGCTGTTCGACCCACAGGGCGGGGACCGGTATCTGCGCCGCGAGACGATCATGCAAACCGACGCGTTCGATTCGGCCGACTAGCTGCGCACGCAGATCAGTACGCCGCGACGGCAGACACCGCTAGTCGAGCAGGCGCTCGACCTCCACGCGCAGGATCTGGCCACCGTCGTCGAGCCAGGCCCGGCCCTGCACGAC
This genomic window contains:
- a CDS encoding thiol:disulfide interchange protein, with the protein product MSTSPTRRSRGRWLPLAVFAAIAVLLAAGVWLSRNPNRDALPSPLIGKPAPDFRLPVLHEPGRMVTAAELRGEPYLLNVWGSWCPGCREEHAVISEFAKTKRVRVIGYNWKDEHSDALRWLEQFGNPYWLVLVDYEGHAAIDWGIYGAPETFLVDGDGTIVWKYVGPMTPEVLRTQLLPQVERLEAP
- a CDS encoding cytochrome C biogenesis protein, which produces MIRALLLALALCLAWPPAVRAQAAVDPAPLTFENAAEEKRFRSLILELRCVMCQNQSLADSNAQIAHDLRREVLTLMRRGQSDAQIREHLVARYGEFVLYRPRVGPATWLLWFGPLLVLGAGGVVIWRIVAARRREPLPPIDEPQEW
- a CDS encoding cysteine dioxygenase; the encoded protein is MSETTPLPDIRYPGRDRLIAAVDAALVHDDAHAVTAALRETMQALIRDPAVRLPPCVHAPVDGHYARRELYRSPQHGYSIVAMTWAPGQGTPLHDHDELWCVEGVWHGTLEIVQYECLGRDGARYRFRPASTVQAQTGSAGSLIPPHEYHIIRNTDPAVVAVSLHIYQAPILRCALFDPQGGDRYLRRETIMQTDAFDSAD